From Streptomyces sp. NBC_00683, one genomic window encodes:
- a CDS encoding anthranilate synthase component I, with the protein MDLETFRKLAVERRVIPVSRRLLADGDTPVGLYRKLADERTGTFLLESAENGRTWSRYSFIGVRSAATLTTLDGRAHWLGTPPVGVPVDGDPLQALRATVETLHTPRDLVGDDGLPPFTGGMVGYLGYDIVRRLEKITEHGGDDLKLPELTMLLTSDLAVLDHGDGTVLLIANAINHNDLDTGVDEAYADAVARLDAMERDLSRPVENAPAALPPSELPPYTALWGGPAYQDAVDDIKERIRAGEAFQVVPSQRFETPCTASALDVYRVLRATNPSPYMYLLRFDGFDVVGSSPEALVKVEDGRAMVHPIAGTRHRGATPQEDQALADELLADPKERAEHLMLVDLGRNDLGRVCEPGSVEVVDFMSVERYSHVMHIVSTVTGRVAEGHKAFDVLTACFPAGTLSGAPKPRAMQIIEELEPTRRGLYGGCVGYLDFAGDSDTAIAIRTALLRDGTAYVQAGAGVVADSDPVGEDTECRNKAAAVLRAVHTANRLRSH; encoded by the coding sequence TCATCCCCGTCAGCCGCCGGCTCCTCGCGGACGGTGACACCCCGGTCGGGCTCTACCGCAAACTCGCGGACGAGCGCACCGGCACGTTCCTCCTCGAATCCGCGGAGAACGGCCGCACCTGGTCCCGCTACTCCTTCATCGGAGTGCGCAGCGCCGCCACCCTCACCACCCTGGACGGCCGGGCCCACTGGCTCGGCACCCCGCCCGTCGGCGTCCCCGTCGACGGGGACCCGCTGCAGGCCCTGCGCGCCACCGTCGAGACCCTGCACACCCCGCGCGACCTGGTCGGCGACGACGGCCTGCCGCCGTTCACCGGTGGCATGGTCGGCTATCTCGGGTACGACATCGTGCGCCGGCTGGAGAAGATCACCGAGCACGGCGGCGACGACCTGAAGCTCCCCGAGCTGACGATGCTCCTCACTTCGGACCTCGCCGTGCTCGACCACGGGGACGGCACGGTCCTCCTGATCGCCAACGCCATCAACCACAACGACCTGGACACAGGGGTCGACGAGGCGTACGCGGACGCGGTCGCCCGGCTCGACGCCATGGAGCGGGACCTGTCCAGGCCGGTGGAGAACGCCCCCGCCGCCCTGCCGCCCTCCGAGCTCCCGCCGTACACCGCGCTGTGGGGCGGCCCCGCCTACCAGGACGCCGTCGACGACATCAAGGAGCGCATCAGGGCCGGCGAGGCCTTCCAGGTCGTGCCCTCCCAGCGCTTCGAGACGCCCTGCACGGCGAGCGCCCTGGACGTCTACCGGGTCCTGCGCGCCACCAATCCGTCGCCGTACATGTACCTCCTGCGCTTCGACGGCTTCGACGTCGTCGGCTCCAGCCCGGAGGCGCTCGTCAAGGTCGAGGACGGCCGGGCCATGGTCCACCCCATCGCCGGGACCAGGCACCGCGGCGCCACCCCGCAGGAGGACCAGGCGCTCGCCGACGAGCTCCTCGCCGACCCGAAGGAACGCGCCGAGCACCTGATGCTCGTCGACCTCGGCCGCAACGACCTGGGACGGGTCTGCGAACCCGGCAGCGTCGAGGTCGTCGACTTCATGTCCGTCGAGCGGTACTCGCACGTGATGCACATCGTCTCCACCGTCACCGGACGGGTCGCCGAGGGCCACAAGGCCTTCGACGTCCTCACCGCGTGCTTCCCCGCGGGCACCCTCTCCGGCGCACCCAAGCCGCGCGCCATGCAGATCATCGAGGAGCTCGAACCGACCCGCCGGGGGCTGTACGGCGGCTGCGTCGGCTACCTCGACTTCGCGGGCGACTCCGACACCGCCATCGCCATCCGGACCGCTCTGCTCCGGGACGGCACCGCGTACGTCCAGGCCGGAGCGGGCGTCGTCGCTGACTCCGACCCGGTCGGCGAGGACACCGAGTGCCGCAACAAGGCCGCCGCGGTGC